In a single window of the Litorilituus sediminis genome:
- a CDS encoding M3 family metallopeptidase: MKQQFLKAFLVSSVLMGCSANESTTNEAVNSSAKVAVEASQVEQSKALLLAKWQGPFQGVPAFDKVTIDGVIPAMEQAMATNLAEIELIANNPEAANFENTIVAMEKTGKDLNRLYAYYGIWRSNRSTPEFRKIQAEMAPKLSAFYSKISQNDKLFKRIESVYHSDEVKGLSPEKQRLVLLTYNRFARNGATLNAQDKKRYAEINQRLAQLHTKFSNNVLADEENYVVYLTDKQLGGLPESIVAVAASAAKERGKAGQYAITNTRSSMDPFLTYSTERELRKQVWNNYYSRGDNGDEFDNNAIIAEILQLRHERVGLLGYKNYASWRLEDRMAKSPENAIALMEAVWPAAIARVDEEVADMLAIGKKQDGIDKIEPWDYRYYAEKVRQDKYSLDSDEVKQYLQLDNLREAMFYVAGRLFNFAFAEVTDGSVPVFHEDVRVWEVTDKTSGEHIGLWYLDPFARKGKRSGAWATTYRSHTTFEGKKNVLSSNNSNFSKGEPGKPTLISWSDAETYFHEFGHALHFLASNVEYPTLNSGVRDYTEFQSQLLERWLTTDEVIDNYLIHYKTGKPIPADLVKKIKAAATFNQGFKTTEYLASALVDMKFHTVDPTGIDADKFERETLAALNMPEQIVMRHRSPHFGHVFSGEGYSSSYYGYMWAEVLTSDAAEAFANAPGGFYDKDVAAKLVEHLFSVRNAVDPADAYRAFRGRDAQVEALMRDRGFPVTK, from the coding sequence ATGAAACAACAATTTCTTAAAGCCTTTTTAGTATCGAGTGTACTTATGGGCTGTAGTGCTAACGAAAGCACAACAAATGAAGCAGTTAACTCATCTGCTAAAGTCGCAGTTGAAGCAAGTCAAGTTGAGCAATCAAAAGCCTTATTATTGGCGAAATGGCAAGGGCCATTTCAGGGTGTACCTGCTTTTGATAAAGTGACTATTGATGGTGTCATTCCTGCCATGGAGCAAGCAATGGCAACTAATTTAGCTGAAATTGAGCTAATAGCTAATAACCCAGAAGCGGCTAACTTTGAAAATACCATAGTGGCTATGGAAAAAACCGGCAAAGATCTTAATAGACTGTATGCTTACTATGGTATTTGGCGCTCAAATCGTTCAACACCTGAATTTAGAAAAATCCAAGCGGAAATGGCACCTAAGCTGTCAGCGTTTTATTCAAAAATTAGCCAAAACGACAAGCTTTTTAAACGCATTGAAAGCGTTTATCACTCAGATGAAGTGAAAGGCTTATCACCTGAAAAGCAGCGCCTGGTGTTGTTAACCTATAATCGCTTCGCTCGTAACGGTGCAACATTAAATGCCCAAGATAAAAAGCGTTATGCTGAAATCAACCAGCGCTTAGCTCAATTACATACTAAGTTTAGTAACAATGTGTTAGCTGATGAAGAAAACTATGTTGTTTATTTAACGGATAAGCAGTTAGGTGGTTTACCAGAGTCTATTGTTGCTGTGGCAGCATCTGCAGCAAAAGAGCGCGGTAAAGCAGGGCAATATGCTATTACTAATACACGTTCATCTATGGATCCTTTCTTAACTTACTCAACCGAGCGTGAATTGCGTAAGCAAGTTTGGAATAACTATTATAGCCGTGGTGATAACGGTGATGAGTTCGATAATAATGCCATTATCGCGGAAATTTTACAGCTACGTCATGAACGCGTTGGTTTGTTAGGTTATAAAAACTATGCCTCGTGGCGTTTAGAAGATCGCATGGCAAAATCACCAGAAAATGCCATTGCACTAATGGAAGCAGTATGGCCAGCAGCAATTGCTCGTGTTGATGAAGAAGTGGCTGATATGTTGGCTATTGGTAAGAAACAAGATGGCATCGATAAGATTGAGCCATGGGATTACCGCTATTACGCAGAAAAAGTGCGTCAAGATAAGTACAGCTTAGATTCTGATGAAGTGAAACAATACCTACAATTAGATAACTTGCGCGAAGCTATGTTCTATGTTGCAGGTCGTTTATTCAACTTCGCTTTTGCTGAAGTAACTGATGGCTCTGTGCCTGTTTTCCATGAAGATGTTCGCGTTTGGGAAGTAACAGATAAAACCTCTGGTGAACATATTGGTTTATGGTATTTAGACCCATTTGCGCGTAAAGGTAAGCGCTCTGGTGCTTGGGCGACTACTTATCGCAGCCATACTACCTTTGAAGGTAAGAAAAACGTTTTATCATCAAATAACTCAAACTTTAGTAAAGGTGAGCCGGGTAAACCAACACTAATTTCTTGGTCTGATGCTGAAACTTACTTCCATGAGTTTGGTCATGCGTTGCATTTCTTAGCATCTAATGTTGAATACCCAACCTTAAACAGTGGCGTACGTGATTACACTGAATTTCAATCGCAATTATTAGAGCGCTGGTTAACAACCGATGAAGTGATTGATAATTACCTTATACACTATAAAACTGGTAAGCCAATACCAGCAGATTTAGTGAAAAAGATTAAAGCGGCGGCGACTTTCAATCAAGGTTTTAAAACCACAGAATACCTAGCGTCTGCCTTAGTTGATATGAAATTCCATACCGTAGATCCAACGGGTATTGATGCGGATAAATTCGAGCGTGAAACCTTAGCTGCGCTAAATATGCCTGAGCAAATTGTTATGCGTCATCGCAGCCCGCACTTTGGTCATGTATTTAGTGGTGAAGGTTACTCTTCAAGTTACTATGGTTACATGTGGGCAGAGGTATTAACCTCAGATGCAGCGGAAGCTTTTGCTAATGCACCTGGTGGTTTCTACGATAAAGATGTTGCTGCTAAGCTAGTTGAGCATTTATTTAGCGTAAGAAATGCGGTTGATCCTGCCGATGCTTATCGCGCCTTTAGAGGACGTGATGCCCAAGTTGAAGCGCTTATGCGTGATCGCGGTTTTCCGGTAACTAAATAA
- a CDS encoding DUF2164 domain-containing protein, translating into MTKIEFSTQEKEQLVTKIQDYFVDELDQDIGQFDAEFLLDFFAKEVGGYFYNRGLFDAQEIVRNKLDNVSEDINDALYQIEKPVK; encoded by the coding sequence ATGACAAAAATTGAATTTTCCACACAAGAAAAAGAACAACTAGTAACAAAAATACAAGACTACTTTGTTGATGAACTAGACCAAGATATCGGTCAATTTGATGCTGAATTTTTATTGGATTTTTTTGCCAAAGAGGTAGGCGGTTATTTTTATAATCGCGGCTTATTTGACGCACAAGAAATTGTTAGAAATAAGCTAGATAATGTCAGTGAAGATATTAACGATGCACTTTATCAAATTGAAAAGCCAGTGAAATAA